The following proteins come from a genomic window of Pseudomonas putida:
- a CDS encoding DUF5131 family protein, translating to MAETQIEWTDSTWNPVAGCSIISDGCKNCYAMEMAKRLEAMRVEKYAGLTRKSGKRTVWNGVIREDEKSLAIPYSWKKPRKIFVNSMSDLFHDDVSDEFILKVWNVMRETPRHSYQILTKRPERMKNILQSKIKDILPNVWIGTSVENADVLDRIDSLRDIPASIRFISFEPLINSVAGVNLKNIDWAIVGGESGRSARPIKEEWIDEIYEQCLISETAFFFKQWGAWGKDNKKRSKKDNGREYRGRTWDEMPITILGELGQASI from the coding sequence ATGGCTGAGACCCAAATCGAGTGGACGGACTCCACATGGAATCCTGTTGCGGGCTGCTCAATAATTAGTGATGGGTGCAAAAACTGTTACGCCATGGAAATGGCCAAGCGCCTAGAAGCGATGCGCGTTGAAAAATATGCTGGACTTACTAGAAAGTCTGGCAAGCGCACAGTCTGGAACGGTGTAATACGCGAAGACGAAAAATCATTAGCCATTCCTTACAGCTGGAAAAAGCCGCGGAAAATTTTTGTCAACTCGATGAGCGACCTATTCCACGACGACGTAAGCGATGAGTTTATCCTTAAAGTCTGGAATGTCATGCGCGAAACACCGCGCCACAGCTATCAAATTTTGACAAAGCGCCCTGAGCGCATGAAGAACATATTGCAGAGCAAGATCAAAGACATTCTACCCAACGTTTGGATAGGCACCAGTGTTGAAAACGCCGATGTCCTAGATAGAATTGATAGTCTTCGCGACATACCTGCAAGCATTCGATTCATTTCGTTCGAGCCGCTCATAAACTCAGTAGCCGGCGTCAATCTTAAAAACATCGACTGGGCAATCGTTGGCGGTGAAAGCGGACGATCCGCACGACCAATAAAAGAAGAGTGGATTGACGAAATTTACGAACAATGCTTGATCAGCGAAACCGCATTTTTCTTCAAGCAATGGGGCGCTTGGGGAAAAGACAATAAGAAAAGATCTAAAAAAGATAATGGCAGAGAGTACCGTGGTCGTACCTGGGACGAAATGCCTATCACAATCCTAGGCGAGCTGGGGCAGGCTTCAATCTGA
- a CDS encoding three-Cys-motif partner protein TcmP — MAGKLYEWLSGAVLDDHSRRKHKILREYFFQYLTVRCQLPQQSRFKLAVIDGFSGGGRYQCGAAGSPVIFIEELKRALRHININRGSQGLGLVTIECFLILNDADKNVTAFLQENLAPIIAEAKDTESRLILNTVFFSEPFEQLYPKVKELLSKYRCRNVLFNLDQCGHSHVDRKTILDITRSNPSAEIFYTFAIEALVSYLKKSDPTMLISQLAPIGLREDDIRNLENHLTKKSWLGAAERLVFQAFKECAPYVSPFSINNPSGWRYWLIHFANSYKARQVYNNILHDNSSSQAHFGRSGLNMLSYDPAEDGSLYLFGESDRENARNELQEDIPRIISESGDAVSVSDFYASIYNETPAHTDDVHAAIIQSPEIEVITPGGGTRRKPNTITVNDTLKFKSQRTFFHML; from the coding sequence ATGGCTGGAAAACTGTATGAATGGCTCTCTGGAGCTGTTTTAGATGATCATTCACGCCGAAAACACAAAATACTTAGAGAGTATTTCTTTCAGTATTTAACCGTGAGATGCCAACTTCCTCAGCAGTCACGATTTAAACTAGCGGTAATTGATGGGTTCTCTGGTGGCGGTCGGTACCAGTGCGGAGCAGCTGGGTCGCCAGTCATTTTCATTGAAGAGTTGAAGAGAGCTCTGCGCCATATAAATATCAACCGTGGATCACAGGGGCTTGGACTGGTAACTATTGAGTGTTTTTTGATACTCAATGATGCAGACAAAAATGTCACTGCATTCCTACAGGAAAATCTAGCACCTATAATCGCCGAGGCCAAAGATACAGAATCTAGACTTATCCTAAATACCGTATTTTTCAGCGAGCCATTCGAACAGCTTTATCCAAAAGTCAAAGAACTCCTATCAAAATATCGCTGCCGAAACGTTCTTTTCAATTTAGATCAGTGCGGCCATAGCCATGTCGATAGAAAAACGATCCTCGACATAACTCGATCAAACCCATCGGCCGAAATTTTCTATACCTTTGCGATCGAAGCGCTGGTTTCATATCTAAAAAAATCAGACCCCACAATGCTAATAAGCCAGCTAGCCCCAATTGGTTTAAGGGAAGACGACATTAGAAATCTCGAAAACCATCTAACCAAAAAAAGTTGGCTTGGTGCGGCGGAGCGACTAGTATTCCAGGCATTCAAAGAGTGTGCTCCTTATGTAAGCCCCTTCTCCATCAATAATCCGTCAGGCTGGAGATACTGGCTAATTCACTTCGCCAACTCTTACAAAGCCCGCCAAGTCTACAATAACATTCTGCACGACAATAGTAGCTCTCAAGCCCACTTTGGTAGATCGGGCCTGAACATGCTCTCTTATGACCCAGCGGAAGATGGCTCACTTTACTTATTCGGCGAGTCAGATCGAGAAAATGCTCGAAATGAACTCCAAGAAGATATCCCTCGGATCATATCTGAATCGGGTGATGCCGTGTCTGTTAGCGATTTCTATGCAAGTATCTACAACGAGACGCCTGCTCATACCGACGATGTACATGCTGCTATCATCCAAAGCCCCGAAATTGAGGTTATCACTCCTGGGGGCGGCACCCGAAGAAAGCCGAATACAATCACGGTAAATGACACTTTGAAATTCAAGAGCCAAAGAACATTCTTCCACATGCTGTAA
- a CDS encoding AAA family ATPase: MTKAVPLPAVKQQLDKALVKICHHHTIYVIWSFAEVDPCGSGTILNFHGAPDTGKTLTAEAFSGSIGNRLISARIADLESKFVGAPQRTSPSYSSRYVPKTPCCS, from the coding sequence ATGACCAAGGCTGTACCTTTACCTGCAGTCAAGCAGCAGCTTGACAAGGCATTGGTGAAAATTTGTCACCATCACACCATTTATGTTATCTGGAGTTTCGCTGAGGTTGATCCGTGTGGCAGCGGTACTATCCTCAACTTTCATGGCGCTCCAGATACTGGCAAGACGCTGACCGCCGAAGCGTTTTCCGGAAGCATCGGTAACCGGCTTATCAGCGCGAGAATTGCCGACCTTGAAAGCAAGTTTGTGGGGGCACCTCAAAGAACATCGCCCAGCTATTCGAGTCGGTATGTGCCGAAGACGCCGTGTTGTTCCTGA
- a CDS encoding tyrosine-type recombinase/integrase, which yields MALTEMAIRHARVTAKEYTLADSDGLFLNVTAQGSKIWHFRYYWEGRQKRMSFGSYPQVGLRDARERRDEARALIAQGFNPCEQRKQQRVALRLANDQTFDAVFEQWIAFRRLSLKEGRQSTLSQILRIFAKDIQPYIGEQSIHEINRHVLMDLLSRIECRKAFTTAEKCRTWLNQLFRYALVRIAGLEHNPAADLDVVAVPKPPVEHNPFLRMEELPHFLGKLRAFRGSQQTQLGIRLLLLTGVRTGELRLATPDQFDLERRLWIIPPEVVKQLQLKMRNTRRQTAKVPPYIVPLSIQAAEVVRLLLDQVVPAQRHLLTHRSDLSKRISENTLNSALRRMGFADRLTGHGVRATISTALNEIGYPKIWIDAQLSHADPDKVSSAYNHAEYVEQRRTMMQDWANRLDLWVQGHTKAAASPLTIRLEGVSQLSFGLQSLLLPPVRSGMKPEMSSLDVEGSKALADRFGASEVSAVRLVSDIQRERAEMLEIYEAATNLPLLSFARLAGKSRDQINRDIKARRLLSLSLGNRGQRIPDWQLDPVKHKLVLAIFKSLPQLEAWEVYRLLSEPHDRLRGRIPLDVVQTENFETTLASLIRVRQIA from the coding sequence ATGGCACTCACGGAAATGGCGATTCGGCATGCTCGAGTCACTGCCAAGGAGTACACGCTCGCAGACAGTGATGGCTTGTTCCTCAACGTCACTGCCCAGGGCAGCAAAATCTGGCATTTCCGTTATTACTGGGAAGGTCGGCAGAAGCGCATGTCCTTCGGCAGTTACCCGCAGGTGGGGTTGCGTGACGCGCGGGAGCGGCGAGATGAGGCACGAGCGCTGATTGCTCAGGGATTCAATCCCTGTGAACAACGCAAGCAGCAGCGTGTGGCCCTGCGCCTTGCCAATGATCAGACCTTCGATGCGGTGTTCGAGCAGTGGATTGCCTTTCGCAGGTTGAGTCTCAAAGAAGGGCGACAGAGCACGCTGTCGCAGATACTGCGCATTTTTGCCAAAGACATTCAGCCCTACATCGGCGAGCAGTCGATCCATGAGATCAATCGGCATGTACTCATGGATCTGCTCAGCCGTATCGAATGCAGGAAAGCCTTCACGACTGCGGAGAAGTGCCGGACCTGGCTCAATCAGTTGTTCCGCTACGCACTGGTACGCATAGCGGGCCTTGAACACAATCCTGCCGCAGATCTCGATGTGGTGGCGGTGCCCAAGCCGCCGGTGGAGCACAATCCCTTCCTGCGCATGGAGGAGCTTCCGCACTTCCTGGGTAAGCTGCGTGCGTTCCGCGGCTCGCAGCAGACGCAACTCGGTATCCGCTTGTTGCTGTTGACCGGCGTGCGTACTGGTGAGTTGCGTCTGGCGACCCCTGACCAGTTCGACCTGGAGCGTAGGCTTTGGATCATCCCGCCGGAAGTGGTCAAGCAGCTCCAGCTCAAGATGCGCAACACGCGCCGCCAAACCGCCAAGGTGCCGCCCTATATCGTTCCGCTGTCTATCCAGGCGGCCGAAGTCGTGCGCCTGTTGCTCGATCAGGTGGTGCCCGCTCAACGGCATTTGCTCACCCATCGAAGCGATCTGAGCAAGCGCATCAGCGAGAACACCCTGAACAGTGCGTTGCGACGTATGGGCTTTGCTGACCGGCTCACGGGGCACGGCGTGAGGGCGACGATCTCAACGGCACTCAACGAGATCGGTTACCCGAAGATCTGGATCGATGCGCAGCTGTCACATGCTGATCCGGACAAGGTGAGTTCAGCGTACAACCATGCGGAATACGTTGAGCAACGCCGTACGATGATGCAAGACTGGGCCAACCGATTAGATCTCTGGGTGCAAGGACATACCAAGGCGGCAGCCTCACCGTTAACTATTCGCTTGGAGGGGGTATCGCAGCTGTCGTTCGGGCTACAGAGTTTACTTCTCCCTCCCGTACGCAGTGGCATGAAACCAGAAATGAGTTCGTTAGACGTTGAAGGTAGTAAGGCTTTAGCGGATCGATTCGGCGCGTCGGAAGTGTCTGCCGTCCGGCTGGTTTCTGATATCCAAAGAGAGCGTGCGGAGATGCTTGAAATCTACGAAGCAGCGACCAATTTACCTCTTCTCTCTTTTGCACGGCTGGCTGGAAAATCGCGAGATCAAATCAACCGTGATATCAAGGCACGACGTCTGCTGTCACTTAGCTTGGGGAATCGGGGCCAGCGTATTCCAGACTGGCAGTTGGATCCGGTGAAGCATAAGCTGGTTCTGGCAATCTTCAAGTCGTTGCCTCAACTCGAAGCCTGGGAAGTCTACCGTCTGCTCAGTGAGCCACACGATAGGCTGAGAGGGCGTATACCGCTAGATGTGGTGCAAACAGAGAATTTTGAGACTACCTTGGCTTCACTGATTCGGGTGCGACAAATAGCATAG
- the pgsA gene encoding CDP-diacylglycerol--glycerol-3-phosphate 3-phosphatidyltransferase encodes MNIPNLLTVLRVLLIPIFILLFYMPYHWSYMAASTVFAIAAATDWLDGYLARRLQQSTPFGAFLDPVADKLMVAVALVLLVQVHANFWLTLPAAVIIGREIVVSALREWMAELGARAHVAVSNLGKWKTAAQMLALVILLANPPLVTFWVILGYGLLLVAAALTLWSMAHYLLAAWPHLREGSEQK; translated from the coding sequence ATGAATATTCCAAATCTGCTCACCGTTCTACGCGTCCTGCTCATTCCGATCTTCATCTTGCTGTTCTATATGCCCTATCACTGGAGCTATATGGCCGCCAGCACGGTGTTTGCCATCGCCGCCGCCACCGATTGGCTGGACGGCTATCTGGCCCGTCGCCTGCAGCAGAGCACGCCGTTCGGCGCGTTCCTCGACCCTGTGGCCGACAAGCTGATGGTCGCCGTAGCCCTGGTGCTGCTGGTGCAGGTGCACGCCAACTTCTGGCTGACCCTGCCGGCCGCCGTGATCATCGGCCGCGAAATCGTCGTTTCGGCCCTGCGCGAGTGGATGGCTGAGCTGGGGGCGCGGGCGCATGTGGCGGTGTCCAACCTCGGCAAGTGGAAAACCGCAGCGCAAATGCTGGCGCTGGTCATCCTGCTGGCCAACCCGCCGCTGGTGACCTTCTGGGTGATCTTGGGCTACGGGTTGCTGCTGGTTGCCGCTGCGCTGACGCTATGGTCCATGGCCCATTACCTGCTGGCCGCCTGGCCGCACCTGCGTGAAGGTTCGGAACAAAAATAA
- the uvrC gene encoding excinuclease ABC subunit UvrC has product MSQVFDASAFLATCSARPGVYRMFDSETRLLYVGKAKNLKKRLASYFRKTGLAPKTAALVGRIAQVETTITANETEALLLEQNLIKQWRPPYNILLRDDKSYPYVFLSDGQFPRLGIHRGAKKAKGRYFGPYPSAGAIRESLSLLQKAFSVRQCEDSYYANRTRPCLQYQIKRCKGPCVGLVDAEEYAEDVRHSVMFLEGRSQQLGNELNAEMEKAAMALNFEKAAELRDQIALLRRVQDQQYMEGGSGDVDVVAAFVNPGGACVHLISVRGGRVLGSKNFFPQVGIEEEVAEVMAAFLSQYYLGNAERELPGELIVNVVHEDFAAISEALQTLRGRELTISHRVRGTRARWQQLAVTNAEQALNARLANRQHMAARFEALAEVLGLDEVPQRLECYDISHSSGEATVASCVVFGPEGPLKSDYRRFNIEGVTAGDDYAAMHQALTRRYGRIKDGEGKLPDVLLVDGGKGQLNMAREVMQELAFTDLTLLGVAKGVTRKAGFETLYLNDVAHEFTLKGDNPALHLIQQIRDEAHRFAITGHRARRGKARRVSSLEDVAGVGPKRRRDLLKHFGGLQELNRASIDEIAKAPGISKKLAESIYASLHSE; this is encoded by the coding sequence ATGTCCCAAGTCTTTGATGCCAGCGCGTTCCTGGCGACCTGTAGCGCTCGCCCGGGCGTCTACCGGATGTTCGATAGCGAGACTCGGCTGCTCTATGTGGGCAAGGCCAAGAACCTCAAGAAGCGTTTGGCCAGCTATTTCCGCAAGACTGGCCTGGCGCCTAAAACCGCTGCGCTGGTGGGGCGCATCGCCCAGGTCGAAACCACCATCACCGCCAATGAGACCGAGGCGCTGCTGCTCGAGCAGAACCTCATCAAGCAGTGGCGGCCGCCGTACAACATTCTGCTGCGCGACGATAAATCCTACCCGTACGTGTTTCTGTCCGACGGCCAATTCCCACGGCTGGGGATTCACCGTGGCGCGAAAAAAGCCAAGGGGCGCTACTTTGGGCCATACCCCAGCGCCGGAGCCATCCGCGAAAGCCTCAGCTTGCTGCAAAAAGCCTTCTCGGTGCGCCAATGCGAGGACAGCTACTACGCCAACCGTACCCGCCCGTGCCTGCAGTACCAGATCAAGCGCTGCAAGGGGCCGTGTGTGGGGCTGGTCGACGCAGAGGAATATGCCGAGGACGTGCGCCATTCGGTGATGTTCCTCGAGGGCCGCAGCCAGCAACTGGGCAATGAGCTCAATGCCGAGATGGAAAAGGCCGCGATGGCCCTGAACTTCGAGAAGGCAGCCGAACTGCGCGACCAGATCGCCTTGCTGCGCCGGGTTCAGGACCAGCAATACATGGAAGGCGGGTCTGGTGATGTGGATGTGGTCGCCGCTTTCGTCAACCCCGGTGGCGCCTGCGTGCACCTGATCAGCGTGCGCGGTGGGCGGGTGCTGGGCAGCAAGAACTTCTTCCCGCAGGTAGGTATTGAAGAAGAGGTGGCCGAAGTGATGGCCGCCTTCCTGTCCCAGTACTACCTGGGCAATGCCGAGCGCGAATTGCCGGGCGAGTTGATCGTCAACGTTGTGCACGAGGACTTCGCTGCCATCAGCGAGGCGCTGCAAACCCTGCGCGGCCGGGAGCTGACCATCAGCCACCGCGTGCGCGGCACCCGCGCCCGTTGGCAGCAACTGGCGGTGACCAACGCCGAACAGGCGCTCAATGCCCGCCTGGCCAACCGCCAGCACATGGCTGCGCGGTTCGAGGCCCTGGCCGAGGTGCTGGGCCTGGACGAAGTGCCCCAGCGCCTGGAGTGCTACGACATCAGCCACTCCAGCGGCGAGGCCACGGTAGCCAGTTGCGTGGTATTCGGCCCTGAAGGCCCGCTCAAGTCCGATTACCGTCGCTTCAACATCGAAGGCGTGACCGCTGGCGACGACTACGCGGCCATGCACCAGGCCCTGACGCGCCGCTACGGGCGTATCAAGGACGGCGAGGGCAAATTGCCTGACGTGCTGCTGGTGGACGGCGGCAAGGGCCAGCTGAACATGGCTCGCGAAGTGATGCAGGAGCTGGCCTTCACCGACCTGACCCTGCTCGGTGTGGCCAAGGGCGTGACCCGCAAGGCCGGTTTCGAGACCCTTTACCTGAATGACGTGGCTCACGAGTTCACCCTCAAGGGCGACAACCCGGCGCTGCACCTGATCCAGCAGATCCGCGACGAAGCCCACCGTTTTGCCATCACCGGCCACCGCGCCCGCCGCGGCAAGGCCCGCCGAGTGTCCAGTCTGGAAGACGTTGCCGGGGTAGGGCCCAAGCGCCGTCGCGACCTGCTGAAACATTTCGGCGGCCTGCAGGAGCTCAACCGCGCCAGTATCGATGAAATCGCCAAAGCCCCCGGCATCAGTAAAAAGCTTGCCGAGTCGATTTATGCCAGCCTGCATAGCGAGTAG
- the uvrY gene encoding UvrY/SirA/GacA family response regulator transcription factor: MIRVLVVDDHDLVRTGITRMLADIDGLQVVGEADSGESALKLVRELKPDVVLMDVKMPGIGGLEATRKLLRSHPDTKVVAVTVCEEDPFPTRLMQAGAAGYLTKGAGLDEMVQAIRLAFAGQRYISPQIAQQLALKSFQPQGSPFDALSEREIQIALMIVGCQKVQLISDKLCLSPKTVNTYRYRIFEKLSVTSDVELTLLAVRHGMVDASL, translated from the coding sequence TTGATTAGGGTCCTAGTGGTCGATGACCACGATCTGGTGCGAACCGGTATTACACGCATGCTGGCCGACATCGACGGCTTGCAGGTAGTGGGGGAGGCGGACTCGGGCGAGTCGGCGCTCAAGCTGGTCCGGGAGCTCAAGCCGGATGTCGTGCTGATGGACGTCAAGATGCCTGGCATTGGTGGCCTTGAGGCTACCCGCAAATTGTTGCGCAGCCACCCTGACACCAAGGTGGTGGCCGTGACCGTGTGTGAAGAAGACCCGTTCCCCACGCGCCTGATGCAAGCCGGGGCAGCCGGCTACCTGACCAAAGGCGCGGGGCTGGACGAGATGGTCCAGGCCATCCGTCTGGCGTTTGCCGGGCAGCGTTATATCAGCCCGCAAATTGCCCAGCAACTGGCGCTCAAGTCGTTCCAGCCGCAAGGTTCGCCGTTCGACGCCCTGTCGGAGCGGGAAATCCAGATCGCCCTTATGATCGTCGGTTGTCAGAAGGTTCAGCTCATCTCGGACAAGTTGTGCCTGTCGCCCAAGACCGTCAATACTTACCGGTATCGGATCTTTGAAAAACTCTCGGTCACCAGCGACGTCGAACTGACCTTGCTGGCCGTTCGCCACGGTATGGTCGACGCAAGCCTCTGA
- a CDS encoding helix-turn-helix domain-containing protein, producing MNGLGPRLREERERLGMTQRVFGDIGGVEPNAQGKYESGERTPRVDYLAALAARGVDALYVLSGVRTPAPLESLTADETGLVAAFRRLAADDKAAFAHLLERLMGDGGRSDAMRPQWRERRTFPKEVLR from the coding sequence ATGAATGGGCTCGGTCCGCGTCTTAGGGAAGAGCGTGAACGGCTGGGGATGACCCAGCGGGTGTTTGGTGATATCGGCGGCGTCGAACCCAATGCCCAGGGCAAATATGAGAGTGGCGAACGCACACCGAGGGTCGATTACCTGGCTGCCCTGGCGGCTAGAGGAGTCGACGCGCTCTATGTGCTCAGCGGTGTGCGCACCCCGGCGCCGCTGGAAAGCCTGACGGCGGATGAAACCGGTTTAGTGGCTGCGTTCAGGCGCCTGGCGGCCGACGACAAAGCGGCGTTTGCGCATTTGCTGGAGCGCCTGATGGGCGATGGAGGCCGAAGTGATGCGATGCGGCCACAGTGGCGTGAGCGTAGGACATTTCCTAAGGAAGTTTTGCGCTAG
- a CDS encoding GNAT family N-acetyltransferase produces the protein MPIELIPATDAHRTFARDLTRRAMLAYYREFDLLWIEEAFDQAWDWREQWLVVDGDRVLGFCSLSKDRQALFIRELHLLPEHRGQGVGSWVLQALVAKAAQQRLPLLRLMVFKSNPARRLYRRQGFVEMGEDECFVRMQKVIG, from the coding sequence ATGCCCATTGAGTTGATACCTGCCACCGATGCCCACCGCACCTTCGCCCGTGACCTCACGCGTCGGGCCATGCTGGCGTACTACCGGGAGTTCGATCTGTTGTGGATCGAAGAAGCGTTCGATCAGGCCTGGGATTGGCGGGAGCAGTGGCTGGTCGTAGACGGGGACCGCGTGCTGGGCTTCTGCAGCCTCAGCAAGGACCGCCAGGCATTGTTCATTCGCGAGCTGCACCTGCTGCCTGAGCATCGCGGGCAAGGGGTTGGCAGTTGGGTACTGCAAGCGCTGGTCGCCAAGGCGGCGCAACAGAGGCTGCCGTTGCTGCGCTTGATGGTGTTCAAGAGCAACCCGGCGCGGCGGCTGTACCGGCGCCAGGGGTTTGTCGAAATGGGCGAGGATGAGTGTTTTGTGCGTATGCAGAAGGTGATCGGCTGA
- a CDS encoding glutathione S-transferase N-terminal domain-containing protein, whose protein sequence is MTDLSAFPVTRKWPAQHPERLQLYSLPTPNGVKVSIMLEEIGLAYEPHKVSFETDDQLSPEFISLSANNKIPAILDPDGPGGQPLPLFESGAILQYLAEKSGQLLSHDPATRYQTLQWLMFQMGGIGPMFGQVGFFHFFAGKEYEDKRPRDRYVNESKRLLGVLDRHLQGRQWMVDEYSIADIAIFPWVRNLVERYNAGELVGFDEFNNVQRVLASFLERPAVQRGLKIPG, encoded by the coding sequence ATGACCGATCTCAGCGCATTTCCCGTTACCCGCAAATGGCCTGCGCAACACCCCGAGCGCCTGCAACTGTACTCGCTGCCTACGCCCAATGGCGTCAAGGTATCGATCATGCTGGAGGAGATCGGCCTGGCGTACGAGCCGCACAAGGTCAGCTTCGAAACCGACGATCAGCTGAGCCCTGAATTCATCTCGCTCAGCGCCAACAACAAGATCCCGGCGATCCTCGACCCCGATGGCCCTGGCGGCCAGCCTTTGCCGTTGTTCGAGTCGGGCGCGATCCTGCAGTACCTGGCGGAAAAGAGCGGGCAACTGCTCAGCCATGACCCGGCGACCCGCTACCAGACGCTGCAGTGGCTGATGTTCCAGATGGGCGGCATCGGGCCGATGTTCGGCCAGGTCGGGTTCTTCCACTTCTTCGCTGGCAAGGAATACGAAGACAAGCGCCCACGCGACCGCTACGTCAATGAATCCAAGCGCCTGCTCGGCGTGCTGGACCGGCACCTGCAAGGGCGGCAGTGGATGGTCGATGAGTACAGCATCGCCGATATCGCCATCTTCCCTTGGGTGCGTAACCTGGTGGAACGCTATAACGCAGGTGAGCTGGTCGGCTTCGATGAGTTCAATAACGTGCAGCGCGTGCTGGCCAGCTTCCTTGAGCGCCCAGCTGTTCAGCGGGGGCTGAAAATCCCGGGCTGA
- a CDS encoding PaaI family thioesterase, whose product MNEQALSLQALAAPDGICYGCGVAHPSGLHVQSHWDADGIHLLCRHTPDTTFTGWPGLVYGGLLAMLVDCHSNWTAMAYHYRAEGRTPGSLPRIDCVTGSLGLNYLKPTPMGVELLLKARVEGEVGRKTRVICEVWAGDVLTVCADSVFVRVDTDKLKLKAHAQVS is encoded by the coding sequence ATGAACGAACAAGCTCTCTCCCTGCAGGCACTGGCCGCACCCGACGGCATTTGCTACGGCTGCGGCGTTGCCCACCCCAGCGGTCTGCATGTGCAGAGCCATTGGGACGCCGACGGTATCCATCTGCTGTGCCGCCACACGCCCGACACCACCTTCACCGGCTGGCCGGGGCTGGTCTACGGCGGCCTGCTGGCGATGCTGGTCGATTGCCACTCCAACTGGACTGCCATGGCTTACCACTACCGGGCCGAAGGGCGAACCCCTGGCAGCCTGCCGCGTATCGATTGTGTCACCGGCAGCCTGGGCCTGAACTACCTCAAGCCGACACCCATGGGTGTCGAGCTGCTGCTCAAGGCGCGTGTGGAAGGCGAAGTCGGGCGCAAGACACGGGTAATCTGCGAGGTCTGGGCGGGGGATGTGCTGACCGTCTGCGCCGATTCGGTGTTCGTCCGTGTGGATACCGACAAGCTCAAGCTCAAGGCCCATGCCCAGGTGAGCTGA